The Cryptomeria japonica unplaced genomic scaffold, Sugi_1.0 HiC_scaffold_753, whole genome shotgun sequence genome includes a window with the following:
- the LOC131872744 gene encoding uncharacterized protein LOC131872744: MKNHSILHLFDPKDVETFVRQDGKYPFRRSHRASLKYRLDRPELYLDGGLFCENEPSWYRQRNQFHQRLLSIQQVAANIEKLDEVNHALIDQIDNCLEKNRNTIGNFQAIYMWALGSTLKLFLDLNVYKLEDELVRTLIQELHNSLTGTDGTEIKSNKWLKQPSKCPYYGMLEQSQEVLYRFVSEQVEQRKTESASNALYLSDWLFKDHLKQSDVISFIIDTLMAGLHTTSYTVANLLNHIANEKAIRDSLQKEIQEFLSVQESITKHHIDKLRSLRSCLKETMRLNPVLIGTGRLTTEKLVVRNYEITANIIVITQNQVISLNETLNFYEPNKFKPERWFHYRTCPHLTIWIWS; encoded by the coding sequence ATGAAAAATCACTCTATCCTCCATCTATTCGACCCGAAAGATGTAGAGACATTTGTTCGTCAAGATGGAAAGTATCCTTTCAGGAGATCTCATAGAGCTTCACTCAAATATCGACTCGACCGACCAGAACTTTACCTTGATGGTGGATTGTTCTGCGAGAACGAGCCCAGCTGGTATAGGCAACGGAACCAGTTTCATCAGCGATTACTATCCATACAACAAGTTGCAGCAAATATTGAAAAGTTGGATGAAGTTAACCATGCTCTAATAGATCAGATTGATAATTGTTTAGAGAAAAATAGAAACACAATTGGAAATTTTCAGGCAATTTATATGTGGGCCCTTGGTAGTACACTGAAACTCTTTCTTGATCTAAACGTCTACAAATTAGAGGATGAACTTGTTCGAACTCTAATACAAGAGTTACACAATAGTTTAACTGGCACAGATGGAACAGAAATCAAAAGCAACAAGTGGTTGAAACAGCCATCCAAATGCCCTTATTATGGAATGCTAGAACAATCACAAGAGGTTTTATACAGATTTGTGTCCGAGCAAGTTGAACAAAGAAAGACGGAAAGTGCTTCGAATGCTTTATATCTCTCCGATTGGTTGTTTAAAGACCATCTAAAGCAGTCTGATGTGATATCTTTTATAATCGATACTCTCATGGCTGGCCTACACACTACATCCTACACTGTTGCCAATCTACTTAACCATATTGCAAACGAGAAGGCCATTCGAGACTCTTTGCAAAAAGAGATCCAAGAATTTCTCTCGGTACAGGAATCGATAACTAAGCATCATATTGACAAGCTTCGTTCACTGAGAAGTTGTTTGAAAGAGACAATGCGTTTGAATCCTGTGTTGATAGGAACTGGACGACTGACTACCGAAAAACTAGTCGTAAGAAACTATGAAATTACAGCAAATATCATTGTGATAACACAAAATCAGGTGATAAGCTTAAATGAAACCTTAAACTTCTATGAACCCAACAAATTCAAACCAGAACGCTGGTTTCATTATCGTACTTGCCCCCACCTTACCATTTGGATTTGGAGCTAG
- the LOC131872745 gene encoding uncharacterized protein LOC131872745 codes for MQIPPQQPHRHGPLHQTNKLHKGGRHEKRSSVTNALGIKSLVKPVSRVKREDRLNQAGQSRKLKRERVIEEKRKLGTENHPPLNVGVLNISNNSCKAFFKGIESQDDTVLKARKINDRSLYVLSNRLRMRFRLIALDATNFDETIDIIKSLDFLILLNSVDHIDEYDNYCASKLNRAITIHCLPTIIHVVEDNSLDKDTSSSKKFLNAKRILRSKIKDDKIHCIERPQDYQQLLHILGNSKRLRSQFKEARSTIVPDNVELEDNSLTFTGFVRKRILSPNDLIHITGYGDYQIKQIDVLPDIVALRPTSVESPKVVQTLLPDPMQQETLEQENEIDPMEGEQTWPTADELAAEVERRNTKKVVKKLPPGTSEYQGAWIPEDSDGDYSDVSSDEDGDTTMKEIMEDDVDDDEESQSEDEMELQQSGTNDDRESIMDVEDYDKSHSRDKEQKILGKLREARLDEMFPDEIDTPADTPARVRFAKYRGLKSFRTSQWDPQENLPPDYSKIFQFQNFQHTKRRVLSDLPTEGVNPGQYVRVHLKDVSGEIAADILKKSVLPTLFGLLKYERKMTVMNILIKRLSDSTTSYPIKSKDELIFYVGFRKFKARPLFTAHSASPKFKYERFLRDDIAMVATVYSPITFPPAPVLVFREGYKGEKDLVASGSVLDANPSRLIIKRIRLSGHPFKIHSKSAVIRFMFFNGEDVTYFKPVELTSKYNRRGHITEPLGTHGHMKCLFDKRIRSDDCVFMNLYKRVFPKWIYLPIYDL; via the coding sequence ATGCAGATTCCTCCCCAACAACCTCATAGACACGGTCCATTGCACCAAACCAACAAATTGCACAAAGGCGGTCGACATGAGAAGAGATCAAGTGTTACAAATGCGCTCGGAATTAAATCGCTAGTAAAACCAGTCTCAAGAGTGAAACGTGAAGATAGATTAAATCAAGCTGGTCAGAGTAGAAAACTTAAGCGCGAGAGAGTTattgaagagaagaggaaacttgGTACAGAAAATCATCCTCCTCTCAATGTAGGCGTTCTGAATATTAGTAACAATTCTTGCAAAGCCTTTTTTAAGGGGATTGAAAGTCAAGATGATACCGTGCTCAAGGCTAGAAAAATCAATGATAGATCCCTGTATGTCCTTTCCAATCGTTTAAGAATGAGATTTAGACTCATTGCTCTGGATGCTACAAACTTTGACGAGACCATTGATATTATCAAAAGCCTGGATTTTTTAATCTTACTGAACTCAGTTGATCATATTGATGAGTATGATAACTATTGTGCTTCTAAACTCAATCGAGCCATCACCATACATTGTCTACCAACTATCATTCATGTTGTAGAAGATAATTCACTCGATAAAGATACTAGCTCGtcaaaaaaattcttaaatgcAAAAAGAATTCTTCGATCGAAGATAAAAGACGACAAAATACACTGTATTGAGCGTCCGCAAGATTATCAACAACTCCTCCACATATTAGGCAATAGCAAAAGGCTGCGATCACAATTCAAAGAGGCTCGATCTACTATAGTACCTGATAATGTTGAACTTGAGGATAATTCTCTCACATTTACCGGATTTGTTCGAAAGCGTATATTAAGTCCGAATGACCTTATACATATTACTGGCTACGGGGACTATCAAATTAAGCAAATAGATGTTTTACCTGATATAGTGGCATTGCGACCCACTTCGGTTGAAAGTCCCAAGGTTGTGCAAACGCTTTTGCCAGATCCAATGCAACAAGAGACTCTCGAGCAGGAAAATGAAATTGATCCAATGGAAGGAGAACAAACTTGGCCAACTGCTGATGAACTAGCAGCTGAAGTGGAACGTCGTAATACTAAAAAAGTGGTTAAGAAACTACCACCTGGAACTTCTGAGTATCAAGGTGCTTGGATACCCGAAGACTCTGATGGGGATTATTCTGATGTTTCTAGTGATGAAGATGGCGACACTACGATGAAAGAAATTATGGAAGACGATGTAGATGACGATGAGGAAAGCCAATCAGAAGATGAGATGGAACTTCAACAATCAGGTACAAATGATGATAGAGAGTCAATAATGGACGTAGAAGATTATGATAAAAGTCATTCAAGAGATAAAGAGCAAAAAATCTTGGGAAAACTAAGAGAAGCTAGACTAGATGAGATGTTTCCGGACGAAATCGACACGCCGGCAGATACTCCTGCGCGTGTAAGATTTGCGAAATACCGAGGTTTGAAGAGTTTTAGAACCTCTCAATGGGACCCGCAAGAGAACTTGCCCCCTGATTATAGTAAAATCTTCCAATTTCAAAACTTTCAGCATACTAAAAGACGTGTTCTAAGCGATCTTCCAACAGAAGGTGTCAATCCAGGACAGTACGTTCGAGTACACTTAAAAGATGTTTCTGGTGAGATAGCTGCTGATATTCTCAAGAAGAGCGTTTTACCAACTCTTTTTGGACTGCTCAAATATGAACGAAAGATGACAGTGATGAATATATTGATTAAAAGGCTCTCAGACAGCACTACAAGCTACCCCATCAAGTCAAAAGATGAGCTTATATTTTATGTTGGCTTCAGAAAATTTAAAGCCAGACCATTGTTCACCGCGCATAGTGCTTCTCCCAAATTCAAATATGAACGCTTTTTACGTGATGATATTGCGATGGTGGCTACTGTTTATTCACCCATCACATTTCCTCCTGCACCTGTTCTCGTATTCCGAGAAGGCTATAAAGGAGAGAAGGATTTAGTAGCCTCTGGTTCGGTTTTGGATGCCAATCCCAGCCGTCTAATCATAAAACGTATTCGACTTAGCGGACATCCATtcaaaattcactcaaaatcagcAGTGATCCGATTCATGTTCTTCAACGGTGAGGATGTAACATACTTCAAGCCGGTCGAGTTGACATCTAAATACAATCGACGAGGCCATATCACAGAGCCACTCGGAACTCACGGACATATGAAGTGCCTCTTCGATAAAAGAATACGCTCGGATGATTGTGTATTTATGAACCTGTACAAGAGAGTTTTCCCTAAGTGGATCTATTTGCCGATATATGATTTGTGA
- the LOC131872746 gene encoding uncharacterized protein LOC131872746: protein MRGFGAEVHHAKTKDGYYIHVVHIINPEIDRSKLRRPVIFNHGLLESSTIWLINANKVKPLPYEHQCGEISPSQLSANETQYLNGPMMLANHGFDVWLMSMRGTDWSLKHETLSAKDPEFWDYCLDDFALVDVPTVIDYVLRKTGSKKVGYIGHSQATFSIFGLLATIPSYADIVEPVIAVAPVAFFDHITSVARLLFLGTLTATNKDKHGPFPKEAKELRTTLASVCKRPGSFLKTACDLVEMLISGKGDKWLLGYFAHLPFFTSLKVLRHFGQLIQSKRYQMYDYGAEENKRIYGSTRSPSYNIKRIRSKSLCLISTKSDALSPPTDVSRFKNQLTVPLYKDIFIDKDFDHFDLITSAGAKELVFKPIMAIFEEFELNSANCVPQQQSSDYKEDFTNEIGLEYHKEKDQVENEATAN, encoded by the coding sequence ATGAGAGGTTTCGGTGCTGAGGTGCATCATGCAAAGACCAAAGATGGTTATTACATCCACGTTGTGCACATAATCAACCCTGAAATTGATCGTAGCAAACTTCGAAGACCAGTGATCTTCAACCATGGCTTACTGGAGAGTTCCACTATTTGGTTGATCAATGCGAACAAAGTTAAACCTCTGCCTTATGAGCACCAATGTGGTGAGATATCACCCAGTCAATTAAGTGCCAATGAAACGCAATATTTGAATGGGCCGATGATGTTGGCCAATCATGGATTTGATGTCTGGTTGATGTCCATGCGAGGAACAGATTGGTCATTGAAACACGAAACTCTCAGCGCAAAGGATCCTGAATTTTGGGACTACTGTCTGGATGATTTTGCGCTTGTTGATGTGCCAACTGTTATTGATTATGTTCTTCGCAAAACTGGTAGCAAAAAGGTGGGCTACATTGGCCACTCACAAGCGACTTTCTCAATATTTGGCCTCTTGGCAACCATCCCAAGTTATGCCGATATTGTTGAGCCAGTGATTGCTGTGGCACCAGTTGCATTCTTTGATCACATCACCTCTGTAGCACGATTGCTATTTCTTGGAACTTTAACCGCCACCAACAAAGACAAACACGGTCCCTTTCCAAAAGAGGCAAAAGAACTTCGGACTACTCTAGCTTCAGTTTGTAAAAGACCCGGCTCGTTTCTTAAAACTGCTTGCGATCTGGTGGAAATGCTTATTTCTGGCAAAGGCGACAAGTGGCTGTTAGGATACTTTGCCCATTTGCCATTCTTCACAAGCTTGAAAGTGCTGCGCcattttggtcaattaattcagaGTAAACGCTATCAAATGTACGATTACGGGGCGGAAGAAAACAAGCGTATTTATGGATCAACAAGATCGCCTTCTTATAATATCAAACGCATTAGATCAAAATCTTTATGTCTCATTAGCACTAAATCTGACGCTTTGTCTCCGCCAACAGATGTTTCAAGGTTCAAGAATCAATTAACTGTGCCATTGTACAAAGACATTTTTATTGATAAAGACTTTGACCATTTCGACTTGATCACCAGCGCTGGTGCAAAAGAACTAGTTTTCAAACCAATCATGGCAATATTTGAGGAATTTGAACTGAACTCTGCTAATTGTGTGCCGCAACAACAATCTTCTGATTACAAAGAAGACTTCACTAACGAAATCGGATTAGAGTACCATAAGGAAAAAGATCAGGTTGAAAACGAAGCAACCGCGAACTAG